In Pantoea cypripedii, the following proteins share a genomic window:
- a CDS encoding PLP-dependent aminotransferase family protein → MSLPLSTGQTLYQQLADSFAESIHQGTLKPGKRLPAIRRVAQSHQVSINTVLNAWQILEDRGLIEARPQSGYYVRTVLPAVTRPVQKLRAKEDDPSAQKLELIEQVFAAQNNPDYTNISLACPQDSELFPAARLSRITASLLRRDPDLIGRYVLPPGSKRLREEIARRSLHVGINLTVDDITLTHGCMEALQLALRAVTKPGDCVGLESPTYFFLFPLLASLGLKALEIPTDPQQGLSLDALEMLLQEQRIQALIAMPGAQNPLGYVMPLANKKRLAKLVNTYHLPLIEDGLYDELQFDWPLSPPVKAFDSEGWVIYCTSFTKTVAPDFRVGWTAAGRFHEKIARLKAVSSMSESRLLSEVLAEFLASGGYDHHLRTLRRRYAANLDAARGIIARHFPQGTRATLPRGGFVFWVELPGKVDTVEMFQRLLQEQICLTPGALYSLSERYTHALRLSCCYPFDARYTWALERTGALACELSGLPPGQDQGVPLRPQVV, encoded by the coding sequence GTGTCCCTTCCTCTTTCGACCGGTCAAACGCTGTATCAGCAGCTGGCCGATAGCTTTGCCGAGTCCATCCATCAGGGCACCCTCAAGCCCGGTAAACGCTTACCCGCAATTCGCCGCGTGGCGCAATCGCATCAGGTGAGTATCAATACCGTGCTGAATGCCTGGCAAATCCTGGAAGATCGCGGCCTGATTGAAGCACGACCGCAGTCCGGGTATTACGTGCGCACCGTATTGCCTGCGGTGACGCGCCCGGTGCAGAAACTGCGGGCGAAAGAGGATGATCCCAGTGCTCAAAAGCTGGAACTGATTGAGCAGGTGTTCGCCGCGCAGAATAACCCGGATTACACCAACATCTCGCTGGCGTGCCCCCAGGATAGCGAACTGTTTCCCGCCGCCCGGCTGAGTCGTATTACCGCTTCGCTGCTGCGACGTGATCCGGACCTTATCGGGCGCTACGTGCTTCCGCCCGGTAGTAAGCGCTTACGGGAGGAGATTGCCCGCCGCAGCCTGCATGTCGGTATCAATCTGACAGTAGATGACATCACCCTCACCCACGGCTGCATGGAAGCGTTGCAACTGGCGCTGCGGGCAGTCACCAAACCTGGCGACTGCGTCGGGCTGGAATCGCCCACCTACTTCTTTCTCTTCCCGCTGCTGGCCTCGCTGGGCTTGAAGGCGCTGGAGATCCCTACCGACCCGCAGCAGGGATTGTCGCTGGATGCGCTGGAGATGCTGCTACAGGAACAACGGATTCAGGCGCTGATCGCCATGCCGGGGGCGCAGAATCCCCTCGGCTACGTGATGCCGCTGGCAAATAAGAAGCGTCTGGCGAAGTTGGTAAACACTTACCATCTTCCACTGATCGAAGATGGTTTGTACGATGAATTGCAGTTTGACTGGCCGTTATCGCCGCCGGTTAAGGCGTTCGATAGCGAGGGCTGGGTGATTTATTGCACCAGTTTTACCAAAACCGTGGCACCGGATTTCCGCGTGGGATGGACCGCTGCCGGGCGTTTTCACGAGAAAATTGCCCGGCTGAAGGCGGTGTCGTCGATGTCGGAGTCGCGTCTGCTGAGCGAAGTGCTGGCGGAATTTCTTGCCAGTGGCGGTTACGATCACCATCTGCGCACGCTACGTCGCCGCTATGCCGCCAATCTGGATGCAGCGCGCGGCATTATCGCCCGACATTTTCCCCAGGGCACCCGCGCTACCCTGCCGCGCGGCGGCTTTGTGTTTTGGGTCGAACTGCCGGGCAAAGTCGATACCGTGGAGATGTTTCAACGGCTGTTGCAGGAGCAAATTTGTCTCACGCCGGGTGCGCTTTATTCGCTGAGCGAACGCTACACCCATGCGCTGCGCCTCTCCTGCTGCTACCCGTTCGATGCGCGTTATACCTGGGCGCTGGAACGTACCGGCGCGCTGGCCTGTGAATTAAGCGGCCTACCGCCGGGTCAGGATCAGGGCGTGCCGTTGCGACCCCAGGTGGTGTAG
- a CDS encoding glutathione S-transferase family protein encodes MLKILGRTSSINVRKVLWLCAELDIPYEHEVWGDENKSLHSPEFMALNPNAMIPVIIEDDFVMWESNAILRYLATSYGGEWLYPENPRTRAPIDQWTDWQATELNTSWRYAFMSLVRNSPAHQDERLLAAACKGWNHTMGILNQQLEKTGRYVAGRNFTLADIPVGLAVNRWFETPLEHADLPAVRTYYERLTEREGYTTWGRNGTP; translated from the coding sequence ATGTTAAAAATTCTTGGCCGCACATCATCAATTAATGTGCGCAAAGTTTTGTGGCTGTGTGCAGAGCTGGATATTCCTTACGAGCATGAAGTTTGGGGTGATGAAAATAAATCGCTGCACTCGCCTGAATTTATGGCGCTCAATCCCAATGCCATGATCCCGGTGATCATCGAAGACGATTTTGTCATGTGGGAATCCAATGCCATCCTGCGTTATCTCGCCACCAGCTACGGCGGCGAATGGCTTTACCCGGAAAATCCGCGCACCCGCGCGCCGATCGATCAATGGACCGACTGGCAGGCTACTGAACTTAACACTTCATGGCGCTACGCGTTTATGTCTCTGGTGCGCAATTCTCCGGCACATCAGGATGAACGCCTGCTGGCCGCCGCCTGCAAAGGCTGGAACCACACCATGGGCATTCTCAACCAGCAGCTGGAAAAAACCGGGCGCTACGTCGCAGGGCGCAACTTCACGCTGGCGGATATTCCGGTTGGTCTGGCGGTGAACCGCTGGTTTGAAACCCCGCTCGAACATGCCGATCTACCGGCGGTGCGCACCTATTACGAACGTCTCACTGAGCGCGAAGGCTACACCACCTGGGGTCGCAACGGCACGCCCTGA
- a CDS encoding PhzF family phenazine biosynthesis protein gives MKVAFKQVDVFTSSAFRGNPLAVIMDAQGLSDAQLAAIARWTNLSETTFVLPPEDAAADYRVRIFTPGGELPFAGHPTLGTAHALLEAGWPLKTPGKIVQECGVGLVEVNISADGALAFAAPAATLTPFEDALIGSAINSDALDTAQSPTVVDMGIRWLLLPMTSAQAVREIRANPSDLQRLQKHAKVNGIAPFGPLPQGEGEQYEIRALFIENGILVEDPVTGSANACLARYFAAQGHTADYRARQGSVIQRDGRIQVSFTPEAIWIGGQTVTVIAGTIEL, from the coding sequence ATGAAGGTCGCGTTTAAACAAGTGGATGTCTTTACTTCATCAGCCTTTCGCGGTAACCCGCTGGCGGTAATTATGGATGCGCAGGGACTCAGTGATGCGCAGCTGGCTGCCATTGCGCGCTGGACCAATTTGTCGGAAACCACCTTTGTACTGCCGCCCGAAGATGCCGCGGCGGATTATCGCGTGCGTATCTTTACCCCCGGCGGCGAGCTGCCGTTTGCCGGGCATCCCACGCTCGGCACAGCTCATGCCTTGCTGGAGGCGGGCTGGCCGCTGAAAACACCGGGTAAAATCGTGCAGGAATGCGGGGTCGGGCTGGTTGAGGTCAACATCAGCGCCGATGGCGCCCTGGCGTTTGCCGCTCCGGCTGCTACCCTCACGCCGTTCGAGGATGCCCTGATCGGCAGCGCCATCAATAGCGATGCGCTGGATACGGCACAGTCACCGACGGTGGTGGATATGGGAATTCGCTGGCTGCTGCTGCCGATGACCAGTGCCCAGGCGGTGCGGGAGATTCGGGCTAATCCCAGCGATCTGCAACGTCTGCAAAAACATGCGAAGGTGAATGGCATCGCCCCGTTCGGACCTTTACCACAGGGAGAAGGCGAGCAGTATGAAATCCGCGCCCTGTTTATCGAGAACGGTATCCTGGTGGAAGATCCGGTAACTGGCAGCGCCAACGCCTGTCTGGCGCGCTATTTTGCCGCGCAGGGGCATACCGCTGACTATCGCGCCCGCCAGGGTAGCGTGATTCAGCGTGACGGACGTATTCAGGTAAGTTTCACGCCAGAGGCGATCTGGATTGGTGGTCAGACGGTGACGGTCATCGCAGGTACCATTGAACTCTAA
- a CDS encoding SDR family NAD(P)-dependent oxidoreductase, producing the protein MSHKIALITGGNRGLGKNAALKLAAKGTDIIFTYRSHQEEAQAVVKEIEALGARAAALLLDVGDIRQFEGFKDQVKETLQKLWQRDNFDYLVNNAGHGHYKLFSETTEDEFDALVNVHFKGPYFLTQKLLPLIIDGGRILNISSGLTRITYPGSGTYASMKGAMEVLTRYQAKELGERGIRVNILAPGAIETDFGGGRVRDTKEINDTIASLTALGRVGLPDDIGDAVSAILSDETGWITAQRIEASGGQAL; encoded by the coding sequence ATGAGTCACAAAATTGCGTTGATTACTGGTGGCAACCGCGGTTTAGGTAAGAATGCCGCACTAAAACTGGCGGCGAAAGGCACGGATATCATTTTCACGTATCGCAGCCATCAGGAAGAAGCGCAGGCGGTGGTGAAGGAAATTGAAGCGCTGGGTGCCCGTGCCGCCGCGCTGTTGCTGGATGTCGGTGATATCCGTCAGTTTGAGGGGTTCAAAGACCAGGTTAAAGAGACGCTGCAAAAGCTGTGGCAGCGTGACAACTTTGATTATTTAGTGAACAACGCCGGTCACGGTCATTACAAGCTGTTCAGCGAGACCACGGAAGATGAGTTCGATGCCCTGGTCAACGTGCATTTTAAAGGCCCGTACTTCCTGACGCAGAAGCTGCTGCCGCTGATTATCGATGGAGGCCGCATTCTGAATATCTCCAGCGGTCTGACGCGCATCACCTATCCGGGTTCCGGCACCTATGCCTCAATGAAAGGGGCGATGGAAGTGCTGACGCGCTACCAGGCGAAGGAACTGGGCGAACGTGGTATCCGCGTCAATATCCTGGCACCGGGAGCGATTGAAACTGACTTCGGCGGTGGCCGCGTGCGTGACACCAAAGAAATCAACGACACCATCGCCTCACTCACCGCGCTGGGACGCGTAGGCCTGCCGGATGATATCGGCGATGCCGTCAGTGCGATTCTGAGCGATGAAACCGGCTGGATCACCGCCCAGCGTATCGAAGCCTCAGGCGGCCAGGCGCTGTAA
- a CDS encoding LysR family transcriptional regulator has product MDKIHAMQVFVRVAEMGSFTRAAESLGLPKGSVSRQLQALENQMGTRLLHRTTRRVHLTQDGLVYYDRCLDLLSMLDDMDSLFQHDPATLSGKLRVDMSVAMATGFILPRLPEFLQHYPGIEIELSSSDRQVDVIREGFDCVIRVGELKDSGLIARKIGTHALINCASPNYLSRFGRPVRLEDLSQHAMVHYTQQLGQPSTGFEYFDGKQSHFIQTGGVVTVNSTETYRAACIAGLGIIQVPAIGVQPLLESGQLVEVLHHFPAKPMPISLLYPHRRNVARRVRVFMEWLSQVLQEYVT; this is encoded by the coding sequence ATGGATAAAATTCACGCAATGCAGGTTTTTGTGCGGGTGGCGGAAATGGGCAGTTTTACCCGCGCGGCAGAAAGTCTCGGTTTGCCGAAAGGCAGCGTATCGCGTCAGTTGCAGGCGCTGGAAAATCAAATGGGTACACGGCTGCTGCATCGCACCACGCGTCGTGTCCACCTCACTCAGGATGGGCTGGTTTATTACGATCGCTGCCTCGATTTGCTGTCGATGCTGGATGATATGGACAGCCTGTTTCAGCATGATCCGGCGACGCTCAGCGGCAAACTGCGCGTGGATATGTCGGTTGCGATGGCCACCGGTTTTATCCTGCCGCGCCTGCCGGAGTTTTTGCAGCACTATCCTGGTATCGAGATTGAGCTTAGCAGCAGCGATCGCCAGGTGGATGTGATCCGTGAGGGATTTGACTGCGTTATCCGCGTCGGTGAACTGAAAGATTCCGGCCTGATCGCCCGTAAAATCGGAACTCATGCCTTGATTAACTGCGCCAGCCCCAATTACCTTTCCCGCTTCGGCAGGCCGGTACGGCTGGAAGATTTGTCACAACACGCGATGGTGCATTACACCCAGCAGCTGGGGCAGCCATCAACGGGCTTTGAATATTTCGATGGCAAACAAAGCCATTTCATTCAGACCGGCGGTGTAGTGACGGTGAACAGCACCGAAACCTATCGCGCCGCCTGTATCGCCGGGCTGGGCATTATTCAGGTTCCCGCCATTGGCGTGCAGCCGTTGCTGGAATCCGGGCAACTGGTGGAAGTGTTGCATCACTTCCCAGCCAAACCGATGCCGATCTCCCTGCTCTATCCACACCGGCGCAATGTGGCACGACGCGTGCGGGTGTTTATGGAGTGGCTGAGCCAGGTCCTGCAGGAGTACGTGACCTGA
- the yhjD gene encoding inner membrane protein YhjD translates to MTDKDNQQQAAGPKPLIDLKTGNQHVDRSIVRVSRFAAWFQAIPAVAHFLRALERFNDRLGSQFGAAITYFSFLSLIPILMVSFAAVGFVLASNQDLLTELINKIVNSISDPNLANTLKSTVNTAIQQRATVGLTGLLLALYSGINWMGNLREAIRAQSRDVWERKPDDQEKFWKRYIRDFISLTGLMLALVITLSLTSVAGAAQAAIVHALGLDHIEWLRPAMTVIALAISIFANYLLFLWIFWILPRHKPRKKALFRGTLLAAIGFEVIKFVMTITLPKLATSPSGAAFGSVLGLMAFFYFFARLTLFCAAWIATARYKDDKEMPQPHQQQ, encoded by the coding sequence ATGACAGACAAAGATAATCAGCAGCAGGCGGCTGGACCAAAGCCGCTGATCGATCTCAAAACCGGTAACCAGCATGTGGACCGCTCGATTGTACGCGTCTCGCGGTTCGCTGCCTGGTTTCAGGCCATCCCGGCGGTGGCGCATTTTCTGCGCGCGCTGGAGCGATTCAACGATCGCCTCGGTAGCCAGTTTGGTGCCGCCATTACCTATTTTTCGTTTCTCTCATTGATACCGATTTTGATGGTCTCCTTTGCGGCGGTGGGCTTTGTGCTGGCGTCGAATCAGGATTTACTCACGGAGTTGATCAACAAAATCGTTAACAGTATCAGCGACCCTAATCTGGCCAATACCCTGAAAAGCACCGTCAACACGGCTATTCAGCAGCGCGCCACCGTCGGCCTGACCGGGTTGTTATTGGCGCTGTATTCCGGGATTAACTGGATGGGGAATCTGCGCGAGGCGATTCGTGCACAGTCCCGTGATGTGTGGGAGCGTAAACCGGACGATCAGGAGAAGTTCTGGAAAAGATACATTCGCGACTTTATCTCGCTTACCGGCCTGATGCTGGCGCTGGTGATCACCCTGTCACTCACCTCGGTCGCCGGTGCCGCCCAGGCCGCGATAGTGCACGCGCTGGGGCTGGATCATATTGAGTGGCTGCGTCCGGCGATGACCGTCATTGCACTGGCCATCTCCATCTTTGCTAACTATCTGCTGTTTCTGTGGATTTTCTGGATCCTGCCGCGCCACAAGCCGCGCAAGAAAGCGTTGTTCCGCGGCACGCTGCTGGCCGCCATTGGTTTTGAGGTGATTAAGTTTGTCATGACAATTACCCTGCCGAAGCTGGCGACATCCCCATCTGGTGCAGCTTTCGGTTCGGTGTTGGGTCTGATGGCCTTTTTCTACTTTTTTGCGCGTCTGACGCTGTTCTGCGCAGCCTGGATCGCCACCGCCAGATACAAGGACGATAAAGAAATGCCGCAGCCCCACCAGCAACAGTAA
- a CDS encoding MFS transporter, which produces MQASITESIDKKQDDTPVNSRGKVVVASLVGTAIEFFDFYIYATAAVIVFPHIFFPQGDATVATLQSLATFAIAFVARPIGSAVFGHFGDRVGRKATLVASLLTMGVSTVVIGLLPGYQTIGVAAPLLLALARFGQGLGLGGEWGGAALLATENAPAKKRALYGSFPQLGAPIGFFFANGTFLLLSWLLTDEQFMQWGWRVPFILSAVLVIIGLYVRVSLNESPVFAKVKKEKKQVRVPIGTLLSKHLLATILGTFIMLATYTLFYIMTVYSMSYGTAPAPVGLGYSRNSFLWMLMVAVIGFGVMVPIAGLLADRFGRRKTMITITLMIIAFAFMFPALLGSGSQVLVMGFLLLGLSIMGLTFGPMGALLPELFPTEVRYTGASFSYNLSSILGASVAPYIATWLNANYGLQAVGFYLASMAALTLIALIACKETSHQTLYEAV; this is translated from the coding sequence ATGCAAGCCTCCATCACCGAATCAATCGACAAAAAACAAGACGACACGCCGGTCAATTCGCGCGGCAAAGTGGTCGTTGCGTCTCTTGTCGGCACCGCCATCGAATTTTTCGATTTTTATATTTACGCCACTGCGGCGGTTATTGTTTTTCCTCATATTTTCTTCCCACAGGGCGATGCCACGGTCGCAACGCTCCAGTCGCTGGCGACTTTCGCCATCGCGTTTGTGGCGCGTCCGATCGGTTCTGCCGTGTTTGGCCACTTTGGTGACCGCGTGGGCCGTAAAGCCACCCTGGTGGCTTCACTGCTGACCATGGGGGTTTCTACCGTGGTGATCGGCCTGCTGCCGGGTTATCAGACCATTGGCGTGGCCGCACCGCTGCTGCTGGCACTGGCGCGTTTTGGTCAGGGCCTGGGCCTGGGTGGTGAGTGGGGTGGCGCAGCGTTGCTGGCGACCGAAAATGCCCCGGCAAAAAAACGTGCCCTTTACGGTTCATTCCCACAGCTGGGCGCACCGATTGGCTTCTTCTTCGCTAACGGCACCTTCCTGCTGCTCTCCTGGCTGCTGACTGACGAACAGTTCATGCAGTGGGGCTGGCGCGTACCCTTCATTCTCTCTGCGGTGCTGGTGATTATTGGCCTGTATGTGCGCGTCTCGCTCAACGAAAGCCCGGTGTTTGCCAAAGTTAAGAAAGAGAAGAAACAGGTGCGTGTGCCGATTGGCACGCTGCTGAGCAAGCATCTGCTGGCTACCATTCTCGGCACCTTTATCATGCTGGCCACTTACACGCTGTTCTATATCATGACCGTGTATTCCATGAGCTACGGTACTGCACCTGCGCCGGTGGGCCTCGGTTACTCACGTAACAGCTTCCTGTGGATGCTGATGGTAGCGGTGATTGGTTTTGGTGTGATGGTACCGATTGCTGGCCTGCTGGCAGACCGTTTTGGTCGTCGCAAAACCATGATCACCATTACCCTGATGATTATCGCCTTTGCCTTTATGTTCCCGGCGCTGCTTGGTTCTGGTTCTCAGGTGCTGGTGATGGGCTTCCTGCTGCTCGGCCTGAGCATTATGGGCCTGACATTTGGCCCGATGGGTGCGCTGCTGCCGGAACTGTTCCCGACCGAAGTGCGTTATACCGGTGCTTCCTTCTCGTATAACCTGTCGTCGATTCTCGGTGCCTCCGTTGCGCCTTATATCGCCACCTGGCTGAACGCTAACTATGGTTTGCAGGCGGTCGGTTTCTATCTGGCTTCGATGGCGGCATTGACACTGATTGCGCTGATTGCCTGTAAAGAGACCAGCCATCAGACGCTTTATGAAGCGGTTTGA
- the ilvC gene encoding ketol-acid reductoisomerase yields the protein MANYFNTLNLRNQLAQLGKCRFMARDEFADGASFLKGKKVVIVGCGAQGLNQGLNMRDSGLDVSYALRAEAIAEKRASFRKATDNGFKVGTYEELVPQADLVVNLTPDKQHSAVVQAVQPLMKDGAALGYSHGFNIVEVGETIRKDITVVMVAPKCPGTEVREEYKRGFGVPTLIAVHPENDPKGEGMAIAKAWASATGGDRAGVLESSFVAEVKSDLMGEQTILCGMLQAGSLLCFDKLVAEGHDAAYVEKLIQFGWETITESLKFGGITLMMDRLSNPAKVRAYALSEQLKGIMAPLFQKHMDDIISGEFSSGMMADWANDDKNLLTWREETGKTAFETAAQFEGKIEEQEYYDKGVLMVAMVKAGVELAFETMIDAGIIEESAYYESLHELPLIANTIARKRLYEMNVVISDTAEYGNYLFSFAAVPLLKEFMTTLQPGDLGKAVEGTQVDNAQLRDVNEAIRQHPIEAVGRKLRGYMTDMKRIAVAG from the coding sequence ATGGCTAACTACTTCAACACATTGAATCTGCGCAACCAGTTAGCGCAGTTAGGCAAATGTCGTTTCATGGCTCGCGATGAATTCGCGGATGGCGCAAGCTTCCTGAAAGGGAAAAAAGTGGTCATCGTTGGCTGTGGTGCTCAGGGCCTGAACCAGGGTCTGAACATGCGCGACTCTGGCCTGGATGTGTCTTACGCACTGCGTGCTGAAGCGATTGCTGAGAAACGTGCCTCTTTCCGCAAAGCGACCGATAACGGCTTCAAAGTGGGTACTTACGAAGAGCTGGTTCCTCAGGCGGACCTGGTGGTTAACCTGACGCCGGACAAACAGCACTCTGCGGTGGTTCAGGCAGTACAGCCGCTGATGAAAGACGGCGCAGCACTGGGCTACTCACACGGTTTCAACATCGTTGAAGTGGGCGAAACTATCCGTAAAGACATCACCGTGGTGATGGTTGCACCGAAGTGCCCGGGTACTGAAGTTCGTGAAGAATACAAGCGTGGTTTCGGTGTGCCGACGCTGATCGCGGTTCACCCGGAAAACGATCCGAAAGGCGAAGGCATGGCGATTGCGAAAGCCTGGGCTTCTGCCACCGGTGGTGACCGTGCGGGCGTGCTGGAATCTTCCTTCGTTGCAGAAGTGAAATCTGACCTGATGGGTGAGCAGACCATTCTGTGCGGCATGCTGCAGGCAGGTTCTCTGCTGTGCTTCGACAAGCTGGTGGCGGAAGGTCACGATGCGGCTTATGTTGAGAAACTGATTCAGTTCGGCTGGGAAACCATCACCGAATCATTGAAGTTCGGCGGCATCACCCTGATGATGGATCGCCTGTCTAACCCGGCTAAAGTCCGTGCTTATGCGTTGTCTGAGCAGCTGAAAGGCATCATGGCTCCGCTGTTCCAGAAACACATGGATGACATCATCTCCGGTGAATTCTCTTCTGGCATGATGGCTGACTGGGCTAACGACGACAAAAACCTGCTGACCTGGCGTGAAGAGACCGGTAAAACCGCGTTCGAAACCGCAGCACAGTTCGAAGGTAAAATCGAAGAGCAGGAATACTACGACAAAGGTGTTCTGATGGTTGCGATGGTTAAAGCGGGCGTTGAGCTGGCGTTTGAAACCATGATCGACGCGGGCATCATCGAAGAGTCAGCTTACTACGAATCACTGCATGAGCTGCCGCTGATTGCTAACACCATCGCACGTAAGCGTCTGTATGAAATGAACGTGGTTATCTCTGATACCGCAGAATACGGCAACTACCTGTTCTCCTTCGCGGCGGTTCCGCTGCTGAAAGAGTTCATGACCACCCTGCAACCGGGCGACCTGGGCAAAGCAGTGGAAGGTACTCAGGTAGACAACGCCCAGCTGCGTGATGTCAACGAAGCGATTCGTCAGCATCCGATCGAAGCAGTTGGCCGCAAACTGCGTGGCTACATGACCGATATGAAACGTATCGCGGTTGCCGGTTAA
- the ilvY gene encoding HTH-type transcriptional activator IlvY, with the protein MDLRDLKLFLHLAESCHFGRTARAMHVSPSTLSRQIQRLEEDVGHALFLRDNRTVTLTEAGERLRQFAQQTLLQYQQLRHVMDLNGPSLSGELRLFCSVTAAYSHLPPILDRFRAEHPQVEIKLTTGDAADAIEMVQSGEADLAIAGRPESLPASIDFTPLGLIPLVLIAPALPCPVRSQATQDEPDWSLIPFILPEQGPARRGIDLWFRRRRIPNPLIYATVSGHEAIVSMVALGCGIALLPDVVLENSPEPVRNRVLVLENVESVAPLELGVCVQKKRLGEPLINAFWNLL; encoded by the coding sequence ATGGATTTACGAGACCTGAAACTCTTCCTCCATCTGGCCGAAAGCTGCCACTTTGGCCGCACGGCGCGTGCCATGCATGTGAGTCCGTCCACCTTGTCGCGCCAGATCCAGCGGCTGGAAGAGGATGTCGGCCACGCGCTGTTTCTGCGTGATAACCGCACTGTGACGCTGACCGAAGCCGGTGAACGGCTGCGTCAGTTCGCCCAGCAAACCCTGCTGCAATATCAGCAACTGCGTCATGTGATGGACCTGAACGGCCCGTCTCTCAGTGGCGAGCTGCGCCTGTTCTGCTCGGTAACAGCGGCTTACAGCCATCTGCCACCGATCCTCGATCGCTTTCGTGCCGAGCATCCCCAGGTAGAAATTAAACTCACCACCGGTGATGCGGCAGATGCGATCGAGATGGTGCAATCCGGTGAAGCCGATCTGGCGATTGCCGGTCGCCCGGAATCGCTACCCGCCAGCATAGATTTTACGCCACTCGGGCTGATTCCGCTGGTGCTGATCGCCCCGGCGCTGCCCTGCCCGGTGCGCAGCCAGGCGACACAGGATGAACCTGACTGGTCCCTGATCCCGTTTATCCTGCCGGAACAAGGGCCTGCGCGACGTGGTATTGATTTGTGGTTCCGCCGCCGCCGTATCCCCAATCCGCTGATTTATGCCACGGTATCGGGCCATGAAGCGATTGTGTCGATGGTCGCGTTGGGTTGCGGCATTGCCCTGCTGCCGGATGTGGTGCTGGAAAACAGCCCGGAGCCGGTGCGTAATCGCGTGCTGGTGCTGGAGAATGTCGAGTCGGTTGCGCCGCTGGAACTGGGCGTGTGCGTACAAAAAAAGCGGCTCGGAGAGCCGCTTATCAATGCTTTCTGGAACCTGCTGTAG